A stretch of DNA from Salvelinus fontinalis isolate EN_2023a chromosome 17, ASM2944872v1, whole genome shotgun sequence:
tttgagcaattacatgtacttctgatacttaagtatattcaaaaccaaatacttttggacTTTTACTCATGCAGTATTGCACAGGGCAACTtttaagtcattttctattaaggtatctttacttttactcaagtatgacaatagggtactttttccaccactgctaatttcattcatactggacacagacataaaaatggtatccacgagttcatctgactctggggaaggagATAAAGTGCCGCATTGACAAAATCCCAAGGTATCTCTTTAGCAGTAATAAAGTTTATTGAATGGACATTCAAAGTTGAAAACATTACCACAGTCTAACACTGACAAAACTACAATTAgactttgtatgtgtgtgaatttCTGTCAAAGTGAGAGGTTCTAACTCTGGTGCCTTCAGCTATCCTCAGCTAGAAACCTCACTATCTTAAAACCTGATCTCTAcaagtgatgtagtggtaaactCTGATCGCCATCTCTTCATTTTTCATCAAAAGGTGTGTAAACTgcatttaccctccactacaccactgatctCTACAGTAtaaaaatactgaacaaaaatataaacgcaacatataaagtgttggtcccatgtttcatgagatgaaaaaaaaaagataccagaaatgttccatactcaaaAAAAACATTCtctaaaatgtgtttacatccctgttagtgagcatttttcctttgccaagataatccatccacatggacaggtgtggcatatcaagaagctgattaaacagcatgatcattgcacagTTGTAccgtgtgctggggacaataaaaggccattcaaAAATatgcagttctgtcacacaatgccacaaatgtctcaagttttgatggagTGTGAAATTGGAAtgcggactgcaggaatgtccaccagagctgttaccagagaattgtACATTCATTTCTctacgtcgttttagagaatttgtcagtatgtccaaccagcctcacaaccgcagacacgtgtatggcattgtgtgggcgagcggtttgctgatgtcaacgttgtgaacagagtgccccatggtggcagtgggtttATGGTAttagcaggcataagctatggacaactaacacaattgcattttatcgatggcaatttgaatgcacagaaatatcgTGATGAGACCCTGAGGATTaatgtgaggcccatttttttgaaggtatctgtgactaacagatgcTTATCTCTATtacctagtcatgtgaaatctgtagattagggccttcaattgactgattacacaccacacacgcacacaacctTGACTAGTTCCTacacacctcctccctgtaggctgtctcgtcgttgttggtaatcaagcccactactgttgtgtcgtctgcaaacttgattgagttggaggcgtgcatggccacgcagtcgtgggtgaacaacaagtacaggagggggctgagaacgcacccttgtagggccccagtattgagggtcagcgaagtggagacgttctttcctaccttcaccacctgggggcggcccgtcagaaagtccaggaccaaaTTGAACTGGGCGGGGtggagacccagggcctccagcttgatgagcttggagggtacaatggtgttgaattcttagctgtagtcaatgaacagcattcttacaaaggtattcctcttgtccagatgggaaggggcagtgtgcagtgtgatggcgattgcatcgtctgtggactgaatggggcggtatgcaaactgaagtgggtctagggtggccggtaaggtggaagtgatatgatccttgacgagtctctcaaaacacttcatgatgacagaagtgagtgctacggggcggtagtcatttagctcatttacctttgccttcttgggcacagggacaatggtagccatcttgaagcatgtggggacagcagactgggatagggagcgattgaatatgctattcaaccgatcactgcccgcacctgctcgcccatccagcatcactactctgacttagaatacgtggacaactacaaatacctaggtgtctggttagactgtaaactctccttccagactcacattaagcatctccaatccaaaattaaatctagaatcggcttcctatatcgcaacaaagcatccttcactcatgctgccaaacataccctcataaaactgaccatcctaccgatcctcgacttcggtgattagcctccaacactctactcaacaaactggatgcagtctatcacagtgccatccattttgtcaccaaagccacatacactacccaccattgcgacctgtacgctcttgttggttggccctcgcttcatactcgtcgccaaacccactggctacaggttatctacaagtctctgctagttAAAGCAcggccttatctcagctcactggtcaccatagcagcacccactcgtagcacgtgctccagcaggtatatctcactggtcacccccaaagccaaatcctcctttggtcgtctttccttccagttctctgctgccaacgactggaatgaactgcaaaaatctctgaagctgcaaacacttatctccctcactagcgttaagcaccagctgtcagagcagctcacagaatactgcacctgtacatagcctatctataatttaACCCAAACAAccacctcttcccctactgtatttattttgctcctttgcaccccattatttctatttctactttgcacattgttccactgcaaatctaccattccagtgttttacttgctatattgtatttacctcgccaccatggccttttttgcctttacccccccccatttgctcacattgtacatagacttatttttctactgtattattgactgtacgttttgtttattccatgtgtaactctgtgttgttgtatgtgtcgaattgctatgctttatcttggccaggtcgcagttgcaaatgagaacttgttctcaactagcctacctggttaaataaaggtgaaataaaaaaagaaacCCAAAAGCACTGAATATACCTAGGTTACATTACTCGTTTTATTAATGTTTTTCCCCATTATCATCACAAGATTGTGGATAGATTTCAAATGGCTAGGGAAAAATACCAGACAATTTTGTACACTTAATTTGATTAAAACAACCATCATGATCATTAAGAAGTTGGACAAAGGAGGTCCAAGAAAACAAGCCGGGTACCAAAAAGTTTGTGCGTTGAACTAAACTACATCATTGTCATGCCAACAGTTTAGAAGCAGAAACAGACTACCAATAGTAACCAGGCTACACTGAAACGATAATGGTTGATACAGTGAACCGAAAGCAAAGGGAAAAACAGAGACTGTATGATTTTAACTTCATAGCCCTCGCTCTGGAAAATCAAACAGTTAAAACCAACACTTAAGTTAACTGACCCCGAAAAGTAGAATTTCACTCTAAGCTTTAAAATGACAACAAAATTCAATCAAACAAAAAGGGAATAAATATTACAATGTTAATGTCTCAATACATGCATTTCTATTTCCTCCTTGTCATTCCATTGGCTGAGCAATTACCAAAAAAGACAAAATGCACAACACGGTTATTTCAAAATCAGGATGAAAAGTCCATTTAAAATGATTGAAAAAGGTGAAATCAGTGTTCCTCTTCTCTTTGTCCTGGGGTGGAGTTGAGTCCTGGTGCCTGATGGTCTGttcacactctctccatctctcttggcCTGTCTCTGAAAGCACAGATTGACCTACAGGCAAAAAGATTGGGTGGGTGTCACAGTCTCTACTTAATACTTTCAAGGACTTTCCAAATCGACCCGACACTGAGGATCTGAGATTATTACATACTGAAGATGCCAGCAATGAGCAGTATGGTGAAAATTCAACATTTAAATCCAACGGGCAAGGCAGAGTTATCATCCTGTAGGGACACGACACTATTGTCCTTCTCTCAAGAAGCTGGCTCATGTGCAAACCCCTAGTTGGCTTCAATTACACCGCTGCCAGCAATGTTGTGATTGAAGACAACAGCCAGGACCTAAAGCAGCAAttagcccttgatcatgactcatTTGCATTACATCACACATAAGAGTCATTGGACGAAGGAGTCTTCTGTAggggggagttttgttaagagccGCGATGCTCAGTCTGAACATTAACATGCATCATTTGCGGTACCGTTTTGGAATCATAAGGACCTTACCATAGAAATCATAAAAACATTGAATACaaattgatacacacctttatagggttcccacatggccatatttccatgttacaACGCTTGTTTAAGGAAAAAAAGACGCGagtgtgctaattagctatctgcgTCGCCAAACACCAGTGTGTAAACGGAAGATAAACGCCAGAAAAGTGTTGTCACTGGAAAGCTGCAACGGTTTTAAAACCGGTTAGAAGAGTAAGTGTGTATTTAGCATTTGTGAtaatattttgatgtgatatggaGGGATTTATGTTTCTTGAACCGTAACGCAATTGAGATTCGATTCAcatttagatggagtatttgTCTGTTTTGGCTTCAAGCCAATTCTCCAtttaaacagaacatgtaaggtccttggactaaGGAATAACTTTAGGCCCATTTAGTCCAATATTGGGctaatcagcagttgaaacaatgaGGGAGTTTGATTTAGATCCCTGGGCTGTGGCCTGTGACGTGAATGGGCAAAAGCAGTGAGAGAGGAGTGCCCTTCTCAAATCAAACAGTAATCTGCTGCGCTCAGTCATGTTGGAATCAAGGAAAacatcacttttccataaaataGATGTTGGAATTTTGAAACTAGTATTCACTGGGAAGGCAGATAAAGCCTTATCAAAATCAATCACTTTTGCATGCGAAACaacagaatcctactcattactccacATGTTTAACCTACGTCACGTTTGCTTTGATGACTTCGCCGTCAGCCAAAGCGGGGCACCTGGCTCACACATGGGAGGCAGCCCGGTCCCAAAACCAATGCAATCAACGCTAACCCGGTTCACCAGGGGAATTAATCGAATCCCCTCAAGAACAAAGCGTACTCCTGGCgcgtttcagtaaaaagctgaacGGATGGGGCtgtagaaatgtaaccactctcaaatttatTGAGTTATAAATGCAAGGATTGACAACACAATGATATAAAAATTATAGTTCTACCCATGTTGAGGCTAAatattgtttacaaacagtggagtaaaacaagcttatatattttgggttctgatggggtatgtaTGACAGTTAACTAAGCTCACGAGGCATTTATAAGTAACATTTGGGAATGGCACGTAAAATGTTGCCAGGGACAACAAAGGAGCCTGATTGGCTGACTGTGCTTTGTTGTTCAAAGTAAAGATCTACGAGCGATTCCAAAATGGCTGTTGTGGCTTCTGCTACCTAGCATGAGGACAAAAGGGCTGTTTAAAAACTAGCAGTACTTCTATTCTTCTTGATTtcgggtgggtataatttgtggaacgttccaaaaggaatctgttccaaaaactttGTAAAGTACAAGGTTGCCAACAAGCACATACAAAGTTGCATGATCAATTCACCTAGCTAATTAGCTGTCGAATAGGCATCTACTCACCACATAACTTATTCTTAATGCTTGTCCATCGGCTACCAGAGTGAGGGCAGACATTTTTCGGaataaacgtggtgagtgaaaGAAATAGCCCACACCCTACCCGGTATCTTATTCTGCCGCTATACAACTTTGTATGCGTCatttgttggcaaccttgttatTTACAAAGTTTTTTGGaacattccacaaattatacccaccctttCCCGCGCGGGCAGCCAAACATTCCGACCTATAGGGAGATATACTGACTGTGACCTGCTGGTCGGAACTATTCTAGCTAGGTTTGACAATCTGTTGCAGAGACACCCTGTAAAAACAGGCAGGGgtggactgggaccagaaatcagCCCTCGCATTCCTTAGAGACCTCACACTGGACTATTTTTCCCCCTTGAGGCCCCCATTATTAGCCAGACAATTATATTTTTACCAAAACAACTCAAGCCAGATAGGCCCACTGGGCTAAAAATGGACGGGCCATCCCTAAAAAAAACAAGTCAAGTAAACCACTTTGTAGAGAGCATACCCTTACTGTGATGCTATGTGCACATTTACTCACCTTCAGCCACAGAAACGCCTCTAGTCATCGTTCTTGAATTTGCCGCTGACGTACGGTACATAATCCAAGATCAAGCGCCAGTCAGTGAAGTGTACCAATGCCACCCCTCCAACTGAACCCCACACCGCCAACGTTGGAACCCTGCGTTGGGGGTAAAATTGAATAGGTAATTTACAATCGAGCTAGGGGATTCAGTCAGTTGCACAACTCCTGTGAATCAAAGAGGTGCAGGGCTATCTTAATTGACGTCATCGTCGCCGGGAAACAGTacttgccttgttcagggcagaaCGTCGGATTGCGGTTACTggcggctacctgccgccccctagCTCTAGTTTAAGAATTAGGTACTTAGCTAACTACTTCTCCAATTGATCAAAGTCAGGTCGGCGTTTCTGGCTCACGGCCTTGGCAACCTTCTACGGGTCAATGCTGCGGTTATTAACTAGCTTTGCTACCATACAAGGCACGCAGTAGCCAGTatgctagctaactaacgtttCCGGACATGACCTCAGCTAGCTAAGGGTAAAACAGACAAGGGCAAGTCAGAATAAGACATTGCATTGGAAACTTATTTGATCAAATATCAATAGCAAGATGTCAGTAAGCATACACTATCTTACCATGTTCTCGCGATGGAAAAATATTTCTGACCGATCAATTTACCAAGCATGTTGGAGATGGATGTTGTTGCTAACCACCAAGGGAAAACCTGGGGAAACTCTGAGCGCATGCCCATGCGAAAAATGATCTCTACGCCATTTCCGGTTATTTCCGGCGTTATGATACTGATGTTTatttggcattgtattcatgtaagaaaactgtggcaagacatcagtagatttataattgaacacatttatgaagattttacactattgtggagagatgtactgcttggattctttacatacgatagaaataagctgaaacattttAATGTAATTAATTTaattattcttttggccaaataTCATATACACACATGTAAATTtactaacaaaaaaacacattttcttaccctacaaaaagaaattgaactgtattttaagacagttaaatactctactaacaaaaaaggctgttagaattgtaagtgtatgtatgtatgtaattgtaatgtgatattgtaccccctagctcgattgtccattatatataatctatatatactTGTTCCCTcatgtactttctgtattgatttgttgttaataataaaacaaataaaaaagatACTGATGTTTGTCGAGACTGATGATTTTTACCATTGTGGCTACGACTACAGCGCCATCTAGCAGTTGCGTCGGGGATAAATTTACAACCGTAGTAATTTAGCAAAAT
This window harbors:
- the LOC129813950 gene encoding cytochrome b-c1 complex subunit 10, translated to MGMRSEFPQVFPWWLATTSISNMLGKLIGQKYFSIARTWVPTLAVWGSVGGVALVHFTDWRLILDYVPYVSGKFKNDD